TAAGAAATTGTTTGAAGGAGGATATATTTCTCAAAATGAATACGATGCATCTGTAAAAGCTACTAGGGAAGCTGAAAATGGGGTTAAAAATGCAGAAGCTGCACTTAAAAATGCAGAAAATAGTTTATCAGCAATAGATATATCTACAAATAATAAAATAACAGCCCAAAGAAATCAAATTGCAATGATTCAATCAGACATAAAATCTATAAAGGATAAAATAGAAGATTGTCATATAAAGGCAAATGTTAGTGGAAAAATAGTTAGAATGGATGCAAAAGAAGGTCAAAATCCTGCAAATGGAGATATGATAATTATAGATGATGTTTCAAAATATAAAGTTACTGCAGATATAAATCAATACGATGCTGTTGATATTAAAAAAGGACAAAAGGTAAATATAAAGCTTAAAGGTGTAGAAAAAGAATATAAAGGAAAAATAGAAGAAGTAGGAGAAGTAGCAGAAAAGAAAATGGCTCAATCAGGAGCAAGTATGAATGAAGAAAATAAATTGAATATAAAGGTAAACATAGACAAGCCTGATAATAAGGTGAAAGCAGGTTATGAAGCGGATTTAGAAATTATATTAAAGGAAAAAAATGGTTCTTTAGCTATAGGTTTTGATGCCATAAGACAGGATAAAAAGGGTGGTAAAAAGTATATTTATGTAGTGGATAATGGCAATGTAGTAAAGAAAAAAGAAGTAAAAACAGGATTAGAAACAGAATATGACGTAGAAATTTTAAGTGGATTAAAAGAAGGAGAAAAGTATGTTGTAAATCCTCCAGAAAATTTAAAAGATGGAGAAAAGATAAAGCTTGCAGTTGAATAGCAGGGGGTGAAAAAGTGATTATAAAACTTGAAGATATTGAAAAAGTCTATGATACAGGAGCCATTAAGTTAAAAGCACTAAATAAAATAAATTTGGCCATTGATGAGAGAGAATTTGTAGCTATAATGGGTGCTTCAGGATCTGGAAAATCCACTATGATGAATATATTAGGTTGTTTAGATAGTATAACATCTGGAAAATATTATTTAGACGGTGTGGATATTTCCTCACTAGATAGCAATGAATTAGCTGAAATAAGAAATAAGAAAATAGGATTTGTATTTCAAGCCTTTAATTTACTTCCAAAACTTACTTCTATAGCTAATGTAGAATTGCCTATGATGTATGCAGGAGTACCCAAAGAAGAAAGAAAAATTAGAGCACAAAAAGCATTAGAAAGAGTGGGACTTAAGGATAGAATATACCACAAACCTACAGAATTATCTGGAGGACAAAAACAAAGAGTTGCTATAGCAAGAGCTTTAGTAAATGACCCTTCTATACTTTTAGCAGATGAACCTACTGGGAACTTAGATAGTAAATCTACAGTTGAAATTATGGGTATTTTTCAAGAGTTAAACAACGAAGGAGTTACAATTGTTATGGTTACCCACGAGGATGATGTGGCCATGCATACTAAAAGAGCAGTGGTTTTTAAAGATGGAAATATAATTTCTGATAAGCTAATAAGTGAAAGCGAAAGAATAATAGTTGGGAGGCAGAAAATATGAATATATTAGAAAGTTTTCAGTCTGCCTTGCAGAGTGTAAGGTCAAATAAATTAAGATCTTTTCTTACCATGTTAGGAATAATTATTGGTATATCCTCTGTAATTACTATAGTTTCCATAGGGGACGGGACTAAGGAATTTATAACAGGAGAGTTTGAAAATATAGGAACTAATCTTATAAATATTAAGATGAGTTCAGCTCCAGATATAACTATAGAAAAAAGAGATTATTTTACTTTAGATGATATTAAACTTCTAAAAAATAAAATACCAGAGGTGCAATATGCCACACCTGAACTTAGTGGATTTGGTAAAGTTAAAGTGGAGAATAAATATAAACAAGCAAGTATAATAGCAACTAACGAAGATTCTCTGAAGGTTTATAATTTAAAAATAATAAAGGGAAGATTCTTAAATGAAAATGATGTTGAAGGAAGAAAAAATGTTGTAACAATAGACAATACTACGGCTAAAGAATTGTTTAAAAGAGAAGACGTAGTAGGAGAAAAAGTAAAATTAAATATTGGAGATAGAAATATAGATTTAAATATAATAGGGGTTTATGAAGATCCAAGGGCAAGTGTAGGGGACACTTTTGGAGGTAATATGCCAGGCTTTATAATAATGCCAGTAACTATAGCAGATAGATTGTTAAGGGATACGGATATAAGTGGAATTTCTGTTATGTTATCTGATATGAACAATGCGGATCAAATATCTAATAAAATGGTAAGGCTTATTGAAAACAAACATAAAAATAGAGATAAATATACAGCAGAAAAAGGATTTAAAGAATTAGAAAGTATAAATAAAGTATTAGGGGTAATAACTACGGTTTTAGGAGCAATAGCGGCAATTTCTCTTTTAGTTGGAGGAATAGGTGTTATGAATATAATGCTTGTTTCCGTTACTGAAAGAACTAGAGAAATAGGTATAAG
This window of the Clostridium cochlearium genome carries:
- a CDS encoding efflux RND transporter periplasmic adaptor subunit — its product is MKKKFKLNKKALIFGTIGIVVLLIAFSTIRGKKDNLTQVTVDSVSKKNLSKVATATGNVEANYRNDIVLNPSLKVVKVNFKEGQMVKKDDILVELDSKDLQIQLEKAELNLKNANDTLAQLQGAEVENQKKTASNSLVQAKLSLDNAKNTYEDLSKKLSQNKKLFEGGYISQNEYDASVKATREAENGVKNAEAALKNAENSLSAIDISTNNKITAQRNQIAMIQSDIKSIKDKIEDCHIKANVSGKIVRMDAKEGQNPANGDMIIIDDVSKYKVTADINQYDAVDIKKGQKVNIKLKGVEKEYKGKIEEVGEVAEKKMAQSGASMNEENKLNIKVNIDKPDNKVKAGYEADLEIILKEKNGSLAIGFDAIRQDKKGGKKYIYVVDNGNVVKKKEVKTGLETEYDVEILSGLKEGEKYVVNPPENLKDGEKIKLAVE
- a CDS encoding ABC transporter ATP-binding protein → MIIKLEDIEKVYDTGAIKLKALNKINLAIDEREFVAIMGASGSGKSTMMNILGCLDSITSGKYYLDGVDISSLDSNELAEIRNKKIGFVFQAFNLLPKLTSIANVELPMMYAGVPKEERKIRAQKALERVGLKDRIYHKPTELSGGQKQRVAIARALVNDPSILLADEPTGNLDSKSTVEIMGIFQELNNEGVTIVMVTHEDDVAMHTKRAVVFKDGNIISDKLISESERIIVGRQKI
- a CDS encoding ABC transporter permease, with product MNILESFQSALQSVRSNKLRSFLTMLGIIIGISSVITIVSIGDGTKEFITGEFENIGTNLINIKMSSAPDITIEKRDYFTLDDIKLLKNKIPEVQYATPELSGFGKVKVENKYKQASIIATNEDSLKVYNLKIIKGRFLNENDVEGRKNVVTIDNTTAKELFKREDVVGEKVKLNIGDRNIDLNIIGVYEDPRASVGDTFGGNMPGFIIMPVTIADRLLRDTDISGISVMLSDMNNADQISNKMVRLIENKHKNRDKYTAEKGFKELESINKVLGVITTVLGAIAAISLLVGGIGVMNIMLVSVTERTREIGIRKAIGAKTRDIRLQFLMESIILCLIGGTIGTVLGILVGKFAGGLINIQIVVSLKVILTAFGFSSAVGIFFGFYPANQAAELNPIDALRYE